DNA from Carassius carassius chromosome 25, fCarCar2.1, whole genome shotgun sequence:
AAATTAGTTAAGATATGGACTGAAATCTCTTCGTAATAGACGCCTCACAGTGTTGGGAATTTAGATCTAGTAATGTTAGAGGATGTCGGCTGTGACCGTGAGCGAGAGCTATATTCATTGTGAGTTTGCTGTGGACTGCAGTGCTTAGTGTGAAGTGAACACTGGTGATTCTTTGAAGTGACTTATTGCAtgcacaagtgtgtgtgtataatttggCTGTCGGCTCCGAAGAGAAGCCGCTGTGTGAAGACCTCATACCATTGCCTGTCCCATTATGTGCTGTCATACTCTAAAGATAAGCTGCTGTGTGAGTCTCTTACTACAGGTTGTTCTATTACCTGCTGCTGTCTGCTCTGAAGAAAGGCCACTGGGTGAAGCTCTCTTACCATTGTCTGTTCCATTATCTGCCATCCGCTCTGAAGGTAATCTGCCATGTGAAAGTCTCTTACTGCAGGTTGTTCTATTACCTGCCATTGTCTGCCCTAAAGAGGAGTCGCTAGGCGAAGATCCTTGTATCGTTGTCTGTACGATCACCTGCCGTGTCTGTTCAAAGAGGATGTGTCGTGGGCTCGATCCTTACTATCACCTATACAGATACGTAACATTCACTGTTTTTGAGAGGAACTGCTGTGAGAATCCCTTGCCATTGTTATGCAGGTATTGACCATTGGCTGTACCGAAGAAGAATCAATATACCTACCATCGACTGCTTTGGAAAGGAATTGCTGAGTGGAGATCTCGTAGCCCTATCTGTTGCCGTTATCTGCTCCATGGAAGGATTGCGTCGGCTTCCCGTTCTGTTATCCGTTGGGTTGTGCCCATTGTACCAAGAGCTCCCACCGCTGCTGGACCGAGGGGAACAGAGTTGGAATTTCACTACATGCCTTAGTATTTAGGATCTTAACTTAATAAAACTGAACTTTTATTACTTACCTTGTTGTCCGTCTGTTGGGTCTCTGCCTTGAAGAGGAGCCGCTAGGCAAAGATCCTTGTATCGCTGTCTGTACGATTACCTGCCGTGTCTGTTCAAAGAGGAACATTCGTGGGCTCGATCCTTACTATCACCTATACAGATACGTAACATTCACTGTTTTTGAGAGGAACTGCTGTGAGAATCCCTTGCCATTGTTATGCAGGTATTGACCATTGGCTGCCCTGAAGAGGAATCATCATACCTACCATCGAATGCTTGGGAAAGGAATTGCTGAGTGGAGATCTCGTAGTCCTATCTGTTGCTGTTATCTGCTCCGTGGAAGGATTGAGTCGGCTTCCCGTTCTGTTAATCATTGGGTTGTGGCCATTGTATCGAGAGCTCCCACCGCTGCTGGACCAAGGGGAACAGAGTTGGAACTCTTTCACCACGTGTTTTAGTATTTAGGATCTTAACCTAATAAAACTGAACTTTTAATACTTACCTTGCTGTCTGTCTGTGGTGTCTCTGGGTAAACTCCTTGAGGTGGTACATTCGGTAGGGGCCCGTTCCGGCCTGCGTGACAAACTTGGCTTAGTCGGCAGGGTTCCACCTTGAGTTGAGCGACCAGAGGCCCATGATGGCAGACGAAGACTTGCCGGCAATCCGGCCTCTGGTTATGCCTGTTTTTGTGGGCGCCCCTTGGGCCCAGAAGTATGGAGGACCAGGATTAGGAGTTGGATGGAGTGTAAGGTTCAGGTAGAGTTTGAGTGCCtaaggaaactttgtgcatttttactttctcaaaaaaactcattctgtatgatttataaatgttttttgaaaaatggggacatgggttatgtcctcgtaagtcaccctctccttgtaatacctatgtcatacccaagtcattatacagagttatgtcctgatatgacacaaaagcaagagcacacacgcacgcacacacacacacacacacacacacacacacacacaaatgcacatgcacgcacacacccacaccctgaaagaaaaatacaaaaataaatcaattaaaggtacacacatacactcactcactctagaCATGCAGCGTCTGTGATTTTGTAGTGTGTTACAGGATCGACATCTTTTGATTCATCTCAATATAATCGTATAATCATCTGAACATAATGTACccagcagaacctgattttaccaagtgatgAAGCAATCAAATCTGAAGAATCAGTTTATAGCTGTTGTGAAGTGTAGGCTTGCGATcagtgtttggtgcttgtacatcagtgtcgtTCATCCaacatttcctctgattttagggattcgtcatggttaaggttaggttccGGTGTAGTGACATGGTCAAGACTATGTACCCACAAGTGGCAAATGAAAGGTCATGTGAAAATGTGTGCAAAAATACAGATTTGAAttgacccccccccaaaaaaaaaccatGATTTATCACCTTCatgtttcaaattattttaaatgatgtaaATGATGCTCATTTGTTGACTTTCTCAGGAAATACTGACACCTGCATATTTCAGTTAAACAGGTTAATGCACTCTTGTATGTTGTCTTCAGATACACTGAGGTGAAAATAAGGAGTCTTTATTTCTCTGATATTTGTACAAAGAACATGTACACACATGAAAAGACAATGTCAGACCTCTGTCTCAGGTTTGAACAGTGGGGTTGTTCAGTAGTTTAATTCTTGTCCTCAATCTCACACCATGAGCAGAACATGGACAGCAGCTCAGTTTCACTCCAGTCCAGGAGCTTTTTAGAACCTAAACTATTTTCCTAACAAAAACTATGTAAAGCTAAGCTGGCCTCCATAGCTTGTGTTACTATACACTGAAtagtttaaatgcattttctgtcatGGGTGTCATGATAATCGATGAGATTTTTCTTATAGGAGAGAATGGGGTAAGTTGAGCAAGAAAGGAAATCAGCCACTCCCAGTTTCTATGTAACTTTTAACAAAAGTAATCATGTGATCCCTTTTTAGAATGTATTTCCTGGGGATTTTTTAAGAGTTTTGCTGTGGGCTGAATTGTGCAGCATGTGTGTCATGATGCTGGTTGACAACACCGATGTAATAAATACCTAACTGCTGACTCATGCTGCTCTGAGTAAGTGTTATGTCTAATAAAGAAATTATCATATTTGTGAATTCATGAATAATCAAACAGAACCCAGTACTTGCAGGACTCATCTGGtctacacataacacactaacacatttctaatattcaaatttgttaaaggatttttaggctgcattaattaaccAGGAACACTTGCATAtacagatgacatcactgaatcaataataaactgactttaactgaaagATGTACTCTTtgttattgtcttcttgcattaACAACACACTATTGTCCTGTTTGATACTGAcaagtgctttgacacaatatTGTATAACGTGCTATTTAaataaagcctggttcacacgggacgattttaaaattgtcggccgattttccaaacctgagagaccccacacacggcgataaaaaatcacgggtctaacagttttggtcgtacagtgtgtggtgtgcagccacacggcaaaatcaacacatcacacacgaaccgatttgactcccgagcattcccaggtcagacgggaaatctcgtaAAATCCCttgagatcaaacgtgacttcagagtaaacaatccccgatttgagatcggagcggtcccgacgtccttctgagcagaggagagcagtcttaacacaccacacacggcaggaatatctgatcagattattttacgataatcggagcatccttaagattgtcggaaggtgtcaatcggggctaaaatcggcctaattatcctgccgtgtgaaccaggcttaaaggtgacttgacttgacttttattAACTACTATTTTATTGCTcttatatttgcatttttttcacaCAGTATGATGGCAACTAAAACAGGTCATTTGTCAGAGCATGCAAGTGCTGCATTCTGtgacccccccaacccccccccccgcCCAGCACCATCAAAAAAACCTTTCTTGCTAAATTCTTCcattttacatacatttcttTCAGTAAGGAATGTCGTCTTTACCAAATAAAGAAACACATTAACAGAAcacaaaacactattttaacatcttTAGGATTTTTTACTGCTTTGAAAATGAAGAATGTCCTGTGTAAATGAATagacacacatgtacagtactaTAGACAAAACCcccaacatttaaattaaatggttACAAAAACTAGGACAtcagaagaaataaaatcatataaacaCACAGCAAGCTGCTATCAACATCTGAAAGGTTTATTTAATAAGGGTATTATTATTCCTCAAACGCCCCTAAAGAAAGGTCAAAGAATCTGTTCAATTGCATGCTgacatatgtgtatgtgtgtgtgtgtgtgtatgtgtgtgtaaaccaCCTAACTATGTATTGTTGGTTTTAATTAATGTTAGTAGGGTGAGGTGCTTATCTATAGTCAGAATGGTCTTTATTGCTGATATTCAACAGATTTAAGATGTATCTATGCAGGAAATGATGGTATGTTGAAAGTATCACTACTGGGCAATCTGGGAAAATGTATTAATTCCATAGATTATTTTACAACTAATGAATTTGGCTTGTTTAGTATGCATGATTTGCTCAGTGGTGCTGTTTATCCTCCTCAAATGAGGAGTTTGACCATGAAGACCGAGCTAGTGGCAGTGAAGGCCATGCTGAGGGCAGACAAATGAAAGTGAGCCGGAGCGGAGTTACACAGGTCAGCAGAGCAGCACGTCTTCATCATCTGGTACACCTTGGTGCTTGAGTTGGACAGGAAATTCACCTGTTCAGTTATGTTGCATTTGGACACTTCAAGACATCCTTTCATCTTAATATCCACTAATCCACCTAAATAGAGATGCAAGAAAAACAGATTAAGCTTTAAAAACTCATACAACTAAAGGTGTCCAACAGCTCTTGAAGAGCATAAACTTACCAGCTTTCCCTATCCCGCTGAAGCACTGCTGTCCGGCATCACACGTCTTTTTGCTTGTAATGCAGAGATTCCAGACACCCAGATTACACTCATAACACTGCAGTGCCTGACCTGagacacaaaaataaatttaaactttcagaaacatgaaatgcattaaaaaaaaaagtatagaagTTTCTACAGATTAAAGAGTAATATGGCCTGTTTCAGTGGACGGGCAAGAGCATTATTGCATTGCATGTTTCTCAAATGGATCAAATAAGGAACATGGGTAAAATTTTCAACATTTCCCATCAACCCTTTCTCCTCTTAATGTGTGCTCTAAATTCTGGTAAGTGTGTGAGACATGTGAAACACCTGAAATGCTGAAAAACTACAATAAAACCTTGCTGTACTGGTCGGTGGTAGAGGGTGACACGGGAGTGGATTTTAAATCTCTCCGTCccactacagtaaaaaaaaatcccatcccGTCCCAATCCCATGAAAATACTGGAGGAAAATCCCATCCCGTTTCAATCCCAGAAGAATGACTCCCATTCCCTCCCActcctttgttgttgtttttttgaccgGAATCTGtcagttaaagtaaaaaaaaaaaaaaaaaaaatacagtacagaacaaaGCATGCTCACTTtagttaaataaaaattcaaaatgtagttttttttttggttattttattgaactgaaagCCATCTTAATGCACATTGTGCATTGCGCGCacattacatttaatgtaaattatccATGCTAACACacacattttctattttattttattattattattattcatttgaacGTAGACATTTAATTCTctagattttttttcattcaccGAGTTTCGAAGTTTCTCGGTCATGTGAACTTGTGAAAAATAAAGCAGCAGAAACCGCATCTTGTTTGTCTTAACGTTTCTTAAAAGACACGTGAGAGCACTggtgcctccatctgtcctgctgtGAGAGCTGCTGTTCAGTGTCCACACACACTTCAATAGCGCACAGTTCTgtaggttaacattagattgagcggcCATGTACAGTTGTTATACCTTTTAGATGAAAAGCTATATTTGAGGTCTATGAATGATAGGTTGGCTTTTGGATGTACTGCCCgatgtaggctactgtattaGCACATAGACCAGCCATTAACGATCTGTCGTTTACCAGACAGACCAAAGCAAACAGGAGGAGAGCATAAAGAGACAGGGCGAGTAGAATTgagttcaaaatgaaaatataagtCTACAGgtcatggtttatttatttaaaaggtagGCTATATTGTCGGGTTGTGTGTCTGTcggctctttccgtggaggacattgaagacatctacctattatgtgccaaatgttttctatgggtgaaagatctggactgtagGCTGAcaatttcagtacccagatccttcttctacgcagccatgatgttgtaattgttgCAGTATGTGGTTTGCATTGTCATGTagggaaaatgcaaggtcttccctgaaagagacgacgtgtggatgagagcatatgttgttctagaacttggatatatctttcagcattgatggtgactttccagatgtgtaagctgcccaatgcctcacacactcatgcaaccccataccatcagagatgcaggcttctgaactgagtgctgataacaacttgggttgtccttttcctctttagtccggatgacatgtcgtcccagttttccaaaaagaacttcaaattttgattcgtctgaccacagaacagttttccactttgccacagtccattttaaatgagccttggcccagagaaaacacctgcacttctggatcatgtgtagatatggctttttttttttgacctgtaaagttttagccagcaatggcgaatggcacggtggattgtgttcaacgaaaatgttttctgaaagtgttcctgagcccatgttgtgatttccattacagtagcattgttgtatgtgatgcagtgccttcTAAGAGCCCGAAGATCGCTGGCaaccagtatggttttccggccatGACCCTTATGCACATAGATTGTTCTGAATCTTTGCACATTAGATGATAATAACtttaaactctttgcaatttttctctctgagaaactcctttctgatatcgctccactatttttcgccgcagcattgggggaattggtgatcctctgcccatcttgacttctgagagacactgccactccgtggggctctttttatacccaatcatattgccaattgacctaatatgttgcaaattggtccttcaGCTGTTCCTTTTAACATTTAActgtttacattttacttttccagcctcttattgctacctgtcccaacttttttggaatgtgtagctctcatgaaatccaaaataagccaatatttggcatgacatttcaaaatgtctcactttcaacatttgatatgttatctatattctattgtgaataaaatataggtTTATGACATTTGTacattattccattccttttttactcacaatttggaCAGTATCCCAACTTTTTTTAAGATTTGTATATGGAGCTACAAATCACAAACCAGCAGCACGGCAAACAGGAAGCAGGAATGACACTTTTGTACTTAAACTGTATTGTACACTTTTGTACTTACACGCATGCCTAAACAATGAGAAAATACACATACCCTACAGCAAATGTTTCATATTATATACCCAAGACAGTTACTTCCATGTTCTAATCCCAGTCGCAGTTCATTAATAGGGGTCTGACTTATTCAACAACCAATTAAACAATAGCATTCAAATGGCTTAAAGAAAACACAGGGTAAACAAGGAAAAGAGGCTCATAATTATGTAAAACGTTTATTTGTAACAGTACACAGATGGCCAGCGCTGTCTTCCactttcaataccatgactgagtcaagtcaaggaacctttatttatatagcgctttaaacaaaatacattacgtcaaaacaactgaacaacattcattaggaaaacagtgtgtcaataatgcaaaatgatagttaaaggcagttcatcattgaattcagtgatgtcatctctgttcagttaaatagtgtctgtgcatttatttgcaatcaagtcaacgatatcgctgtagatgaagtgaccccaactaagcaagccagaggcaacagcggcaaggaaccgaaactccatcggcgacagaatggagaaaaaaaccttgggagaaaccaggctcagttggggggccagttctcctctgaccagacgaaaccagtagttcaattccaggctgcagcaaagtcagattgtgcagaagaatcatctgtttcctgtggtcctgTGGATGCAATACCCCTTGAGGCAACATGTTCCATGTACAACAAACCAGCTATTAGGCTACTGAAAAGACCAAGATAATAATCAGCTCCAAAAAAAGTGTAGATAAACTcctaattttttttccttaaggGAACATAATCGAACCAACAGGGCCCCTTAGTATAATCACTCGCTGTATCATTAtattgaatattattttaaaaccattttcccATGAGCTTGGTTACAAATAATCCCTCAGTTTGACTGAATGAGCTGTCAATTTTCTTTACACTTCTAATCCATCATACCAGTTGGTCTATTTACTGAAATGTTGTGGTGCTGACTAAAGTTGGAAGGGACAACTCCATcactaaagggttagttcacccaaaaatgaaaataagcccataaattactcatacctcttaggtgtatatgactttcttctttcagacgaatccagtaggAGTTTAATTATAaactgtctttgatctttcaagctgtttaatggcactcagcaggGGATGCAAATGCCCCTAAGGTGACATGGTCGGTTCACTCAGTTTTGCTGAGCATTTTcctttttcatttacaaatgaaactaagtgaatgattaattcctcaatgaacactatagtatttataattatggtcTATTAATTAGCCGTGAGAAACTcatgagaaatggatgttgttccctcagcATAACATCTTGAGGCCACAACATAATATCACATTCCCATGAGTTCTCTcaaattaatatcttgtggccaCAACATATTATCATGTTATTATGTCGTGGTCACAACAAAACTAAGTTTACCGACCATGTCACCTTAGGGGCACTGtacatgcatcagtccaaaagaagtgaaataaaaagtgcccattcttaataaaaagtgtttcacactctctctctctctctctctctctctctctcacacacacataagcacgttcatgcacacacacacacacacacacacacacacacacacacacatacacacacacacagacaatactcaataacaaatacttaaactaataacaaaacatacttacagtaggtgattcagaagcgccagattgtcataAAGTTAGAATTACCGATTGTCATAAAGttagaattacctcctctcctaggttcatgaaaaGGACTTTGACTTGAGCTACCTTTGCTTTTGGATCTTCTGTCTCTCAAACTTGACAGAATAATCCGACCACGATGGATCCAGCGAAGGGGGAGTCGTTTTTTTCTGCTGTTGAAATCCAGGGAGTTATGCTGGGCCGTCACGAAGAGGAATTATCTGCTGCCAGTGGCACAGCTGAGAGTTTGGCTGCACAAGTTAATGATCTGTCGTCTCGCCTTCTTCATGCTCACCAGGAATCACCAGTCATTCCAAGTCGTCCATCTCTTCCTGAACCCCGTGTGAACAATCCTTCATGTTATGCCGGTGAGCCGACCGAGTGTAGAGCCTTTCTGACACAGTGTGAGGTGGCTTTGACCCTGCAGCCACAGACTTATGCGGAGGACCGTGACCGCATCGCCTACGTAATTTCATTGCTGACAGGGCGCGCTCGGGAGTGGGGGACCTCTGTCTGGGAGGCTGGGTCTCACTGTTACCACCGTTTTGAGCTCTTTAAGGAGGAGATGATTAAGGACTTCGACCAGTCAGTTTTTGGACGCGAAGCTTCGCGTCTTCTCACCACTATCCGCCAGGGGAGGACAACAGTGGCCGACTTCGCCATAGAGTTTCGCACCCTTTCAACCACTTGCGAATGGAACGAGCCTGCCTTGGTCGCGCGTTTCCTGGAGGGTTTGGATGTGGATTTGAGGGAGGAGCTTTACGCTCGTGGTGCACCGGTCCAGCTCGACCAATTGATTGAACTGGCGATTCGCCTGGATAGATGCTTTGAGCAACGGCGACAGGCTCGTGCTGCTCCTGCCCCTTTCCGTGAGCGCCTGCTGTTATTGCTAGACCTGAGCCAGAACCCATGCAGCTGGGTAGCATTCGTCTCCTGCCAGATGAGAGACAACCTCGCATCTCCAACAGACTGTGCCTTTATTGCGGTGCGGCTGGCCACTTCGCAGCATCGTGTCCAGTAAAAGCCAGAGCTCGCCAGTAGACAGGGGAGTACTGTCTACTGGCGAGCGCTGCTGTAACATCCTCCCCACCCAAGTTCCGGACCACTCTGCCAGCGGTTCTTCGTTGGGCGGGTTCCTCTGTGACATGTCCCGCGTTGATCGACTCGGGATCGGAGGGGAACTTTATTGATGAGAGATGGGCTCAAGAACACAACATCTCTCTGGCGGACCTGAGGGGTAACACCACGTCTTTGCCCTGGATGGTAGTGTACTGTCTAGGGTTCATCGTGTCACCAGTCCGGTGAGTCTCACTATCTCAGGAAACCATCAAGAGACTATTTCTTTCATCCCTCTCACACTCCAGTGCGCG
Protein-coding regions in this window:
- the LOC132104798 gene encoding sperm acrosome membrane-associated protein 4-like, which codes for MNKVFLGIFAVVLYFTVGQALQCYECNLGVWNLCITSKKTCDAGQQCFSGIGKAGGLVDIKMKGCLEVSKCNITEQVNFLSNSSTKVYQMMKTCCSADLCNSAPAHFHLSALSMAFTATSSVFMVKLLI